From Deltaproteobacteria bacterium, a single genomic window includes:
- a CDS encoding ABC transporter ATP-binding protein gives MSGEHVLQVRNLRVDYRRGRALTHAVRGVDLDIFAGESLGIIGESGCGKSSLGKSVLGLVPSTADDSRLFGVATSGLSRDGWNRVRRRAQMVFQDVGGALSPRMRVGDAVTEGLLVHGMIGGREARREKAAEVLNLVGLDGGVARRFPHELSGGQRQRVLIARALSLEPEFVVADEPIASLDVSVQTQILALLDEIRRARSFTLMFITHDIRAVKALCSRVAVMYDGRIVEQGPTAEVLRNPAHPYTRLLIDSVPSLDSVVEKSRIS, from the coding sequence ATGTCCGGCGAGCACGTGCTCCAGGTCCGAAATCTTCGCGTCGATTACCGGCGCGGGCGCGCGCTCACGCACGCGGTGCGCGGCGTCGATCTCGACATTTTTGCCGGCGAGTCGCTCGGCATCATCGGCGAGTCCGGCTGCGGTAAGAGTTCGCTCGGCAAATCGGTGTTGGGACTCGTCCCATCGACGGCGGACGACAGCCGGCTTTTCGGCGTCGCCACGAGCGGGCTTTCGCGCGACGGGTGGAATCGAGTGCGACGACGGGCGCAGATGGTCTTTCAGGACGTGGGCGGCGCGCTCTCGCCGCGCATGCGCGTCGGCGATGCCGTGACCGAAGGCCTCCTCGTCCACGGAATGATCGGCGGGCGTGAGGCGCGGCGCGAAAAGGCCGCCGAAGTGCTCAATCTTGTCGGGCTGGATGGAGGCGTCGCGCGCCGTTTTCCCCACGAATTGTCGGGCGGCCAGCGGCAGCGCGTGCTCATCGCCAGGGCCTTGTCGCTCGAACCCGAGTTCGTCGTCGCCGACGAGCCCATCGCCTCACTCGACGTGTCGGTCCAGACGCAGATCCTTGCACTCCTCGACGAAATTCGACGCGCTCGATCATTCACGCTCATGTTCATCACGCACGATATCCGCGCCGTGAAGGCGCTGTGTTCGCGCGTTGCGGTCATGTATGACGGACGCATCGTCGAGCAAGGACCAACCGCCGAGGTGCTGCGAAATCCCGCGCACCCCTATACGCGTCTTCTCATCGATTCCGTGCCGTCGTTGGATTCCGTGGTCGAGAAAAGTCGAATATCGTAA